From Microbacterium pseudoresistens, the proteins below share one genomic window:
- a CDS encoding TPM domain-containing protein, translating to MMRRRWAIVAGLVGAFVAILGAGPVAATPPVTLSSGFVTDDADVLSAAQESSLNERLTTLSRQDGLDLYAVFVDDFTQPSDRQQWADKVAYDNGLGTTQYLLAVATEGRQYYISADSAGPISENRLDAIEQEIEPALRDGDWSGAVVKAADGFSSGGGAAGDSPWAGILTALLVLVIVGALIWLLVSFLRKRKGAPSGRRRKAEDLSGLSDEELTTRAGSALVHADDAITSSREDLGFATAQFGEEATAAFTEVVKGAEAKLSEAFSLKQKIDDEIPDTAEQHRAWRINIVKLCAEIDHSLESNVKAFDELRDLEKNAEEALTRVTEQRARTQEAVTAAPAALSELQQSYDAAALSTVTENPEHAASRLELADAHIAEAEKLLADGKRGEAAFAIRTAEEGVVQAQQLADAIGSLGKDLTASEQKAKALISDLEQDLAAAASMPATAELEEVTTATRALLSRARENLSGASRSPQVVLEALTAVNTRIDATMEGIRGAQERAARARQVLDHTMLQAQAQISAANDFIVTRRGTIGATARTRAAEATAEYGKAEALRTSDPEESLQHATRAIELAQQAIAAAQSDVSGFDTGFGGGGLGGGWGGGGGGNLGGDILGGILGGILAGGVGGSSSSSGWGGSAGSWRSSGGGRGFRPSSFGGGSRGRSGGGRF from the coding sequence ATGATGCGGAGACGCTGGGCGATCGTGGCGGGGTTGGTGGGCGCGTTCGTCGCGATCCTCGGAGCGGGTCCGGTCGCGGCCACGCCACCGGTGACGCTGTCGTCCGGGTTCGTCACCGACGACGCCGACGTGCTCAGTGCCGCCCAGGAGTCGTCGCTCAACGAGCGGCTCACCACGCTCAGCCGTCAGGACGGACTGGACCTCTATGCCGTGTTCGTCGATGACTTCACCCAGCCCTCCGACCGCCAGCAATGGGCTGACAAGGTCGCGTACGACAACGGCCTCGGCACCACGCAGTATCTGCTCGCCGTCGCCACCGAGGGTCGTCAGTACTACATCTCGGCGGACTCGGCCGGTCCCATCAGCGAGAACCGTCTCGATGCGATCGAGCAGGAGATCGAGCCCGCTCTGCGCGACGGCGACTGGTCCGGCGCGGTCGTGAAAGCCGCAGACGGCTTCTCCAGCGGCGGTGGCGCCGCCGGAGACAGCCCGTGGGCCGGCATCCTCACGGCGTTGCTCGTGCTCGTCATCGTCGGCGCCCTCATCTGGCTGCTCGTGTCGTTCCTGCGCAAGCGCAAGGGCGCCCCCTCCGGGCGCCGCAGGAAGGCCGAGGATCTCTCCGGGCTCTCCGACGAGGAACTGACCACCCGGGCGGGCTCAGCCCTCGTGCACGCCGACGACGCGATCACCTCGAGCCGAGAGGATCTCGGATTCGCGACGGCGCAGTTCGGCGAGGAGGCGACAGCAGCGTTCACCGAGGTGGTCAAGGGCGCCGAGGCGAAGCTTTCCGAGGCGTTCTCGCTCAAGCAGAAGATCGACGACGAGATCCCGGACACGGCGGAGCAGCATCGCGCGTGGCGCATCAACATCGTGAAGCTGTGCGCCGAGATCGATCACAGCCTGGAGTCGAACGTCAAGGCCTTCGATGAGCTCCGCGACCTCGAGAAGAATGCCGAAGAGGCATTGACGCGGGTCACCGAGCAACGCGCCCGCACGCAGGAGGCCGTCACCGCTGCTCCGGCCGCGCTCTCCGAGCTCCAGCAGAGCTACGACGCCGCGGCCCTCAGCACGGTCACCGAGAATCCGGAGCACGCGGCCAGCCGGCTCGAACTCGCCGATGCGCACATCGCCGAGGCGGAGAAGCTGCTGGCCGACGGTAAGCGCGGCGAGGCCGCGTTCGCCATCCGCACCGCCGAGGAAGGCGTCGTGCAGGCGCAGCAGTTGGCCGACGCCATCGGCTCGCTGGGCAAGGATCTCACCGCCAGCGAGCAGAAGGCGAAAGCCCTCATCTCCGACCTCGAGCAGGACCTCGCCGCCGCGGCCTCCATGCCCGCCACCGCGGAGCTCGAAGAGGTGACCACAGCCACACGTGCGCTGCTGTCACGGGCGCGCGAGAACCTCAGCGGAGCCTCGCGCAGCCCGCAGGTGGTGCTCGAGGCCCTGACGGCCGTGAACACCCGGATCGACGCCACGATGGAAGGCATCCGCGGAGCGCAGGAGCGCGCCGCCCGGGCGCGCCAGGTGCTCGACCACACGATGCTGCAGGCCCAGGCGCAGATCTCGGCGGCGAACGACTTCATCGTCACCCGCCGCGGCACCATCGGCGCCACCGCCCGCACACGGGCGGCCGAGGCCACCGCCGAGTACGGCAAGGCAGAAGCTCTGCGCACCTCGGATCCGGAGGAGTCGCTGCAGCACGCCACCCGAGCGATCGAGCTCGCCCAGCAGGCCATCGCGGCGGCGCAGAGCGACGTCTCCGGCTTCGACACCGGCTTCGGTGGCGGCGGCCTCGGTGGCGGCTGGGGCGGCGGAGGCGGAGGCAACCTCGGCGGCGACATCCTCGGCGGCATCCTCGGCGGCATCCTCGCCGGCGGTGTCGGCGGCAGCAGCTCCTCGTCCGGTTGGGGAGGCTCGGCCGGCAGCTGGCGTTCCAGCGGCGGAGGTCGAGGGTTCCGTCCGTCGAGCTTCGGCGGAGGATCCCGCGGCCGTTCCGGGGGTGGTCGCTTCTAG
- a CDS encoding DUF3097 domain-containing protein produces MDDRYGSDFLASGWRDQGTVRPTPTPAAPGLVVEVAADGFCGAVTRVEGRLVELEDRHGRRRQFPLGAGFMIDGEPVLLTLPRAAADVRARTASGSFAADDTRARIARPSRILVEGRHDAELVEKVWGHDLRVEGVVVEYLEGIDLLDDLLSVAPPDRTRRYGVLVDHLVPGSKESRIAEQILRGPHGAHLRIVGHPFIDVWQCVTPAAMGIRAWPEIPRGTEWKVGVCRAFGWPAETQTDIAYAWKRILARVSTYRDLEPSLLGRVEELIDFVTEPVGA; encoded by the coding sequence ATGGACGACAGGTACGGCAGCGACTTTCTCGCGTCCGGATGGCGGGATCAGGGCACAGTGCGCCCCACGCCGACGCCCGCCGCGCCGGGCCTGGTCGTCGAGGTGGCCGCGGACGGGTTCTGCGGCGCCGTCACCCGCGTGGAGGGACGGCTCGTCGAGCTGGAGGATCGGCACGGCCGCCGTCGGCAGTTCCCGCTCGGCGCGGGTTTCATGATCGACGGCGAACCGGTGCTGCTGACCCTTCCGCGTGCGGCGGCGGATGTCCGCGCCCGCACCGCCTCCGGATCGTTCGCCGCCGACGACACCCGCGCGCGTATCGCGCGGCCGAGCCGCATCCTGGTCGAGGGGCGGCACGACGCCGAGCTGGTCGAGAAGGTGTGGGGCCACGATCTGCGGGTGGAGGGCGTGGTCGTGGAGTACCTGGAGGGGATCGATCTGCTCGATGACCTCCTGAGCGTCGCACCGCCCGATCGCACGCGTCGATACGGAGTGCTCGTGGACCATCTCGTTCCGGGATCGAAGGAGTCGCGCATCGCGGAGCAGATCCTGCGCGGTCCGCACGGCGCGCATCTGCGCATCGTGGGCCATCCCTTCATCGACGTGTGGCAGTGCGTGACCCCCGCGGCGATGGGGATCCGCGCATGGCCGGAGATCCCGCGCGGCACGGAGTGGAAGGTCGGGGTGTGCCGCGCCTTCGGCTGGCCCGCCGAGACCCAGACCGACATCGCGTACGCGTGGAAGCGCATCCTCGCCCGCGTCTCGACGTACCGCGACCTCGAGCCGTCGCTGCTGGGCCGCGTCGAGGAGCTCATCGACTTCGTGACCGAGCCGGTCGGGGCCTGA
- the trmB gene encoding tRNA (guanosine(46)-N7)-methyltransferase TrmB produces the protein MPDRPTFREEPVSFVRRSGRMSEAQERAFVDLAPHYLIEVPRDTAWTSVHPDALMDAAERYGRRAPLVVEVGSGQGHAIVAAAAVHPDTDFLAVEVFRAGLARTMLDADRAGVRNLRLIEANAPEVLSSFLPAGSADEVWVFFPDPWHKKRHTKRRLVRAGFGAIAGHALRDGGLLRLATDWEEYAVQMRDVLDAEPEFVRAFEGDWAERFDGRVMTAFERKGIAKGREIRDLVYRRVSQGAG, from the coding sequence ATGCCCGACCGCCCGACGTTCCGCGAGGAGCCGGTGTCTTTCGTGCGCCGCAGCGGGCGCATGTCGGAGGCGCAGGAACGCGCCTTCGTCGATCTCGCCCCGCATTACCTCATCGAGGTGCCGCGCGACACGGCGTGGACATCGGTGCATCCGGATGCGCTGATGGATGCGGCCGAACGGTACGGACGCCGGGCGCCGTTGGTCGTGGAGGTCGGTTCCGGCCAGGGGCACGCGATAGTCGCCGCGGCGGCCGTGCATCCGGACACCGACTTCCTCGCCGTCGAGGTGTTCCGCGCGGGTCTCGCCCGCACGATGCTGGACGCCGACCGCGCGGGGGTGCGCAACCTGCGCCTCATCGAGGCGAATGCGCCGGAGGTGCTGTCGTCGTTCCTGCCTGCCGGATCGGCCGATGAGGTGTGGGTGTTCTTCCCCGATCCGTGGCACAAGAAGCGGCACACCAAGCGCCGCCTCGTGCGCGCCGGATTCGGGGCGATCGCGGGGCATGCCTTGCGCGACGGCGGGCTGCTGCGGCTGGCGACCGACTGGGAGGAGTACGCCGTGCAGATGCGCGACGTGCTCGACGCCGAACCGGAGTTCGTGCGCGCCTTCGAGGGCGACTGGGCCGAGCGGTTCGACGGCCGCGTGATGACCGCGTTCGAGCGCAAGGGCATCGCCAAGGGCCGCGAGATCCGCGATCTCGTCTACCGGCGCGTCTCCCAGGGTGCCGGCTGA
- a CDS encoding DUF4436 family protein has translation MSRRFELPRLRWSRTFVIVCAAVFVVLYAVVVLLYAHGGRTDEGTPVDNAKEGVHVILTPRDVNADTDRISMEMRFASGSEFISDDGLTVTQDFRMLLPGAVLREGQGFAFTAGAAVPPTVLELRTSGAIERWPFDTHPVQTMLLVSTADESGQDVPVHADLSLGEHHVPGWNITIRVDHTSEPVTLEGGEVVKQYVIEARRATATVAFGLVLLALMVMMPALGLTVAILVLRGRRKVEIGIFTWNAGMLFATPTLRNFLPGQPPIGSWVDYLVVLWVVAGLILALLISVVAWYRWTRPQPEIDRRKREEAQERARSTVAAG, from the coding sequence GTGAGTCGACGCTTCGAGCTGCCGAGGCTGCGCTGGTCGCGCACGTTCGTGATCGTGTGCGCCGCCGTGTTCGTCGTGCTCTACGCCGTGGTCGTGCTACTGTACGCGCACGGCGGCCGGACGGATGAGGGCACGCCGGTCGACAACGCGAAGGAAGGCGTGCACGTCATCCTCACGCCGCGCGATGTCAACGCCGACACCGATCGCATCTCGATGGAGATGCGCTTCGCGTCCGGCAGCGAGTTCATCTCCGACGACGGCCTCACCGTCACCCAGGACTTCCGGATGCTGTTGCCCGGCGCCGTGCTGCGCGAGGGGCAGGGGTTCGCCTTCACCGCGGGAGCAGCCGTGCCGCCCACCGTGCTGGAGCTGCGCACGAGCGGAGCGATCGAGCGCTGGCCGTTCGACACGCATCCCGTGCAGACGATGCTGCTCGTGTCGACGGCCGACGAGTCGGGACAGGATGTTCCCGTGCACGCCGACCTCAGCCTCGGCGAGCACCACGTGCCGGGCTGGAACATCACGATCCGCGTCGATCACACCTCCGAGCCCGTCACCCTCGAAGGCGGCGAAGTGGTGAAGCAGTACGTGATCGAGGCGCGCCGTGCCACGGCGACCGTCGCGTTCGGGCTCGTGCTGCTGGCTCTGATGGTGATGATGCCCGCGCTCGGCCTGACGGTGGCGATCCTCGTGCTGCGCGGCCGTCGGAAGGTGGAGATCGGCATCTTCACCTGGAACGCGGGAATGCTGTTCGCCACGCCCACGCTGCGCAACTTCCTGCCCGGCCAGCCGCCCATCGGCTCCTGGGTGGACTACCTCGTCGTGCTGTGGGTGGTGGCCGGTCTCATCCTCGCCCTGCTCATCAGCGTCGTCGCCTGGTACCGGTGGACCAGGCCGCAGCCGGAGATCGATCGCCGTAAGCGCGAGGAGGCGCAGGAGCGCGCCCGCAGCACTGTGGCGGCGGGATGA
- a CDS encoding CPBP family intramembrane glutamic endopeptidase, with protein MARIVAALIVCLAAPAFFVVRIPWLGGTLLALGLIAAMLVEHVGDAPERPEVRIGARGETARTVSDRPPSLTRDLSLIALGMLIVSAIPLAAELDDAAMLRFTLALGGAVAVPYLVSRYVFRDRAIRFPWRTGRRWGRLQWTWLVAVLVLGWLILPYYFITSGVYRNWPVVDTPDLIGRLFLGVGAVGIWDELFFICTVFALLRRHFPDALANLLQTIVFVSFLWELGYRAWGPVLTIPFALLQGFIFLRTHSLAYVVTVHLLFDAVVFAVLVHAHNPGLLDVFLI; from the coding sequence ATGGCACGGATCGTCGCCGCCCTGATCGTGTGCCTCGCCGCACCGGCGTTCTTCGTCGTGCGCATCCCGTGGCTCGGCGGGACGCTTCTCGCCCTCGGTCTGATCGCGGCGATGCTCGTGGAGCACGTCGGCGACGCCCCGGAACGTCCCGAGGTGCGGATCGGTGCTCGCGGGGAGACCGCTCGCACCGTCTCGGATCGGCCGCCCTCGCTCACCCGCGACCTGTCGCTCATCGCGCTGGGGATGCTCATCGTGAGCGCCATCCCGCTGGCCGCCGAGCTCGATGATGCCGCCATGCTGCGATTCACCCTGGCGCTCGGCGGCGCCGTCGCTGTGCCGTACCTCGTCTCGCGGTACGTGTTCCGCGACCGCGCCATCCGCTTCCCCTGGCGCACCGGACGGCGCTGGGGGCGGCTGCAGTGGACGTGGTTGGTTGCCGTGCTCGTGCTGGGCTGGCTCATCCTGCCGTACTACTTCATCACCAGCGGGGTCTACCGCAACTGGCCCGTCGTCGACACGCCCGACCTCATCGGCCGGCTGTTCCTCGGCGTGGGCGCCGTGGGCATCTGGGACGAGCTCTTCTTCATCTGCACCGTCTTCGCGCTGCTGCGCCGGCATTTCCCGGATGCGCTGGCCAACCTCCTGCAGACGATCGTGTTCGTGTCGTTCCTGTGGGAGCTCGGCTACCGGGCCTGGGGGCCGGTACTGACCATCCCGTTCGCGCTTCTGCAGGGGTTCATCTTCCTGCGCACGCACTCGCTCGCCTATGTCGTGACCGTGCATCTCCTCTTCGACGCCGTGGTCTTCGCCGTGCTCGTGCACGCCCACAATCCGGGACTGCTGGATGTGTTCCTGATCTGA
- a CDS encoding DUF1304 family protein: protein MLLIGSILAALAALLHVYIFVLESIRWTHPSTRRVFGISEADAEVTKPLAFNQGFYNLFLAVAAGAGAVCILAGATVVGVTLALAGTVMMLAAALVLVLSDRTKARAATVQGLIPLLAVIALVIGAST, encoded by the coding sequence GTGCTCCTCATCGGATCGATCCTCGCCGCGCTCGCTGCGCTCCTGCACGTGTACATCTTCGTCCTCGAGTCGATCCGCTGGACGCATCCGTCCACGCGACGCGTCTTCGGGATCAGCGAGGCCGACGCGGAGGTGACCAAGCCGCTGGCGTTCAACCAGGGCTTCTACAACCTCTTCCTCGCTGTGGCCGCCGGAGCCGGTGCGGTGTGCATCCTCGCCGGGGCGACGGTCGTCGGCGTCACGCTCGCCCTGGCAGGCACCGTGATGATGCTCGCCGCCGCGCTCGTGCTCGTCCTGTCGGACCGCACGAAGGCGAGGGCGGCGACGGTGCAGGGACTCATCCCGCTGCTCGCGGTGATCGCGCTCGTGATCGGTGCGTCGACCTGA
- a CDS encoding DUF998 domain-containing protein — MTEGLDVRAAVTRSMLGWGAVAGPFYLVFGVILALTRQGFDLSRHALSLLTLGEAGWLQTVNFILTGIMVIVAGWGLRRAIDGRGRSAGTLVIVAGAAIALAGIFRPDPAGGFPAGAASGMSVGGVIHLALGAVEFIALGAAAIMLARCFAARGERSHAAWSRILGVVIVIAFLAGAALSSGAVGIALLWIAVIASFGWLFVASVQVYRIVPHPVIAQRAASA, encoded by the coding sequence ATGACCGAAGGACTGGATGTTCGTGCCGCCGTGACCCGATCGATGCTGGGGTGGGGTGCTGTCGCCGGGCCCTTCTATCTCGTCTTCGGGGTGATTCTCGCCCTCACCCGACAGGGCTTCGACCTGTCGCGCCACGCCCTCAGCCTGCTCACGCTCGGCGAAGCCGGCTGGCTGCAGACCGTGAACTTCATCCTCACCGGAATCATGGTGATCGTCGCCGGATGGGGCCTGCGGCGTGCGATCGACGGGCGGGGGCGCAGTGCGGGAACGCTCGTGATCGTCGCCGGTGCGGCGATCGCGCTGGCCGGGATCTTCCGCCCCGACCCGGCCGGCGGCTTTCCTGCGGGTGCCGCATCCGGGATGAGCGTCGGCGGCGTGATCCACCTCGCTCTGGGCGCCGTGGAATTCATCGCCCTGGGCGCGGCGGCGATCATGCTCGCCCGGTGCTTCGCCGCACGCGGGGAGCGGTCGCACGCCGCGTGGTCGCGCATCCTCGGCGTCGTGATCGTCATCGCGTTCCTCGCCGGAGCCGCGCTTTCGTCGGGCGCCGTCGGCATCGCACTGCTGTGGATCGCCGTGATCGCGAGCTTCGGGTGGCTGTTCGTCGCCTCCGTGCAGGTCTACCGGATCGTCCCGCACCCGGTCATCGCACAGCGCGCGGCATCCGCATAG
- a CDS encoding carbohydrate ABC transporter permease translates to MESTPGDKAVSGVSHVVLAVWSIIVILPMVWTLLSSFKTTREIFASPFGLPAEWNFANYVSAWSQHNFGGMFVNTVIVVGVSLVLVMILGAMCAYVLARFDLPGSNVVYYLMLAGLTFPVFLAIVPLFFILQGMGLLNTLPGLILTYVAFALPFTVFFLYSFFKSLPYEIQEAAYVDGASEWRTFFQVMLPMAKPGLAAVAIMNFLGLWNQFLLPIALNTDKSSYVLSQGMASFASSAGYQVDFGAMFAAVIITIVPVLIVYIFFQRQLHGSVSQGTMK, encoded by the coding sequence GTGGAGTCCACTCCGGGCGACAAAGCCGTCAGCGGCGTCTCGCACGTGGTGCTCGCCGTCTGGTCGATCATCGTCATCCTGCCGATGGTGTGGACGCTGCTGTCATCGTTCAAGACCACCCGTGAGATCTTCGCCTCCCCCTTCGGCCTGCCCGCGGAGTGGAACTTCGCGAACTACGTCTCGGCGTGGAGCCAGCACAATTTCGGCGGCATGTTCGTCAACACCGTCATCGTCGTGGGCGTCTCACTCGTGCTGGTGATGATCCTGGGCGCCATGTGCGCGTACGTGCTCGCGCGCTTCGACCTGCCGGGCAGCAACGTCGTGTACTACCTGATGCTGGCCGGGCTCACCTTCCCGGTGTTCCTCGCGATCGTGCCGCTGTTCTTCATCCTGCAGGGCATGGGACTGCTGAACACGCTCCCGGGGCTGATTCTCACGTACGTGGCTTTCGCGCTGCCGTTCACCGTGTTCTTCCTGTACTCGTTCTTCAAATCGTTGCCGTACGAGATCCAGGAGGCGGCCTACGTCGACGGAGCCAGCGAGTGGCGCACCTTCTTCCAGGTGATGCTGCCGATGGCCAAGCCCGGCCTGGCGGCCGTCGCGATCATGAACTTCCTCGGCCTGTGGAACCAGTTCCTGCTGCCGATCGCGCTGAACACCGACAAGAGCAGCTATGTGCTCTCTCAGGGCATGGCGTCGTTCGCGTCGTCGGCGGGATATCAGGTGGACTTCGGGGCCATGTTCGCGGCGGTGATCATCACGATCGTCCCCGTGCTCATCGTCTACATCTTCTTCCAGCGCCAACTGCACGGCTCGGTGTCGCAGGGAACGATGAAGTAG
- a CDS encoding sugar ABC transporter permease: MSFSNTSGGPGLQTAAVTAARAGRRKTPRTGPRRKLTVDYVSFLLVFLGLPLAIFLIFVISPFVQAVYYSMTNWTGFSPNMDFIGLNNFVKLFGNATFMQAMGNNILLAVLVPLITLTIALVFASMITVGGSTHGPVRGLKGSAFYRVVSFFPYVIPAIVIGILWSMIYTPSGLLNGLLGAVGIDMNDFAWLGSQSTAMGASIFVIVWGLVGFYMVLFIAAIKGIPAETFEAARIDGAGRFRTVVSIILPQIRDNVQTAYIYIGILALDAFVYMAALNATGGPGNSTLVMSQYLFRTAFEKGQFGLASAMGVVLAVVTLLFAGIVIAVNRLTGGRDDGGRA; the protein is encoded by the coding sequence GTGAGCTTCTCCAACACCAGTGGCGGGCCGGGGCTGCAGACGGCTGCGGTCACGGCCGCCCGTGCGGGGCGTCGTAAGACGCCCCGCACGGGGCCGCGCCGCAAACTCACCGTCGACTACGTCTCGTTCCTGCTCGTCTTCCTCGGCCTTCCGCTGGCGATCTTCCTGATCTTCGTCATCTCGCCGTTCGTGCAGGCGGTGTATTACTCGATGACGAACTGGACCGGCTTCTCGCCCAACATGGACTTCATCGGCCTGAACAACTTCGTCAAGCTGTTCGGCAACGCGACGTTCATGCAAGCGATGGGCAACAACATCCTGCTCGCCGTCCTCGTGCCGCTGATCACGCTGACGATCGCACTGGTCTTCGCCAGCATGATCACTGTGGGCGGCTCGACCCATGGGCCCGTCCGAGGTCTGAAGGGATCTGCCTTCTACCGGGTGGTCTCGTTCTTCCCGTACGTGATCCCCGCCATCGTCATCGGCATCCTGTGGAGCATGATCTACACGCCCAGCGGGCTGTTGAACGGCCTGCTCGGCGCCGTCGGCATCGATATGAACGACTTCGCCTGGCTGGGCAGCCAGAGCACCGCCATGGGCGCGTCGATCTTCGTGATCGTGTGGGGCCTGGTCGGTTTCTACATGGTGCTGTTCATCGCGGCGATCAAGGGCATCCCCGCCGAGACCTTCGAGGCGGCGCGCATCGACGGTGCGGGGCGCTTCCGCACCGTGGTGTCAATCATCCTGCCGCAGATCCGCGACAACGTGCAGACCGCGTACATCTACATCGGCATCCTCGCCCTCGACGCCTTCGTCTACATGGCGGCGCTGAACGCCACCGGCGGCCCGGGCAACAGCACGCTCGTGATGAGCCAGTACCTGTTCCGCACCGCTTTCGAGAAGGGTCAGTTCGGCCTGGCCAGCGCGATGGGCGTGGTGCTCGCCGTCGTCACGCTGCTGTTCGCCGGCATCGTGATCGCCGTCAATCGTCTCACCGGCGGCCGAGACGACGGAGGACGCGCGTGA
- the ngcE gene encoding N-acetylglucosamine/diacetylchitobiose ABC transporter substrate-binding protein, which produces MELNDVSLSRRSLLRSAAMAAVLVPVGISLASCAAPGGGGGGSAPAGEVTADNPFGVAANTTVDAVIFDGGYGVDYVENAAKIMEKGQDGVTVKVSPSTKIAQELQPRFVGGNPPDLVDNSGANSIGWNTILDQLEDLTEVLDANNLEGEKIRDTLFDGVEAPGTFGDKFAAINYVFTTYGIWYSGSLFEANGWSVPQSWQDLKALGEAAKAQGKYLFLWGKEAATYYQTLVMDSAIIQGGDKVRLALENLEEGCWSQPEIQEILTIFHDLIQSGYVKPGGSGTQFTEAQAQWSLNQEALLYPSGSWIENEMKDQTADGFQMKGFRELPLNASPTTPAGYMRAEAGEPFIVPSNSKNPAGGKELLRTMLSQEAASAFSKNKLAPTIVKGTVPDDGFGSTALVSQVEMIEAAGSGMFTVKFVNLYGMNSDQLNIWNSFLDGQLTVEQITKQLQDLTDAVRNDDSIEKIEIK; this is translated from the coding sequence ATGGAACTGAACGACGTCTCCCTCAGCCGCCGCTCCCTCCTCCGCAGCGCGGCGATGGCGGCGGTGCTCGTACCCGTCGGCATCTCGCTCGCTTCCTGCGCCGCCCCCGGAGGCGGAGGAGGCGGATCGGCGCCGGCCGGCGAAGTCACCGCCGACAACCCGTTCGGCGTCGCCGCGAACACCACGGTCGACGCCGTGATCTTCGACGGCGGCTACGGCGTGGACTATGTCGAGAACGCCGCGAAGATCATGGAGAAGGGTCAGGACGGCGTGACCGTCAAGGTCTCCCCCTCCACCAAGATCGCCCAGGAGCTCCAGCCGCGCTTCGTCGGCGGCAACCCGCCCGACCTCGTCGACAACTCCGGCGCCAACTCCATCGGATGGAACACGATCCTCGACCAGCTCGAAGACCTCACCGAGGTTCTCGACGCGAACAACCTCGAGGGCGAGAAGATCCGCGACACGCTGTTCGACGGGGTCGAGGCACCAGGCACCTTCGGCGACAAGTTCGCCGCCATCAACTATGTGTTCACCACGTACGGCATCTGGTACTCCGGCAGCCTGTTCGAGGCCAACGGATGGTCGGTGCCGCAGAGCTGGCAGGATCTGAAGGCGCTGGGCGAAGCGGCAAAGGCACAGGGCAAGTACCTGTTCCTCTGGGGCAAGGAGGCCGCGACCTACTACCAGACCCTCGTCATGGACTCGGCGATCATCCAGGGCGGCGACAAGGTGCGCCTCGCCCTGGAGAACCTCGAGGAAGGATGCTGGTCGCAGCCCGAGATCCAGGAGATCCTCACGATCTTCCACGACCTCATCCAGTCCGGATACGTCAAGCCGGGCGGATCGGGTACGCAGTTCACCGAGGCGCAAGCGCAGTGGAGCCTCAACCAGGAGGCGCTGCTGTATCCGTCGGGATCCTGGATCGAGAACGAGATGAAGGATCAGACCGCCGACGGCTTCCAGATGAAGGGGTTCCGTGAGCTGCCGCTGAACGCCAGCCCGACCACACCCGCCGGCTACATGCGCGCGGAGGCGGGCGAGCCGTTCATCGTGCCGAGCAACTCGAAGAACCCAGCCGGCGGCAAGGAGCTGCTGCGCACCATGCTGTCGCAGGAGGCCGCGAGCGCGTTCAGCAAGAACAAGCTCGCGCCGACCATCGTCAAGGGCACCGTGCCCGACGACGGCTTCGGCTCCACAGCCCTGGTCTCGCAGGTGGAGATGATCGAGGCCGCGGGCTCGGGCATGTTCACGGTCAAGTTCGTCAACCTGTACGGCATGAACAGCGACCAGCTGAACATCTGGAACTCGTTCCTGGACGGCCAGCTCACGGTGGAGCAGATCACCAAGCAGCTGCAGGATCTCACCGACGCCGTGCGCAACGACGACTCGATCGAGAAGATCGAGATCAAGTAG
- a CDS encoding sugar isomerase domain-containing protein: protein MTATPTDLLREAETRLEALAQGAEQGALEPAISLLAQSLRDGGVIQAFGTGHSEAFAMEIAGRAGGLIPTNKIALRDIVLHGDRPVDVLTGALEREPWVVDELMATVPVGENDAFVIASNSGVNGSIVGVALWAKEHGHPVIAVTSLQHTVRVEPKHPSGKRLSEVADVVIDNLAPYGDATLQLAGGIGVGAISSITAAFIAQLLTLGVSAAIASDGETPPLYISANIPGGDEHNAVLEDRYRDRLRRGA, encoded by the coding sequence ATGACCGCGACCCCCACCGACTTGCTACGCGAAGCCGAGACTCGCCTCGAAGCCCTGGCACAGGGCGCCGAGCAGGGCGCTCTCGAGCCCGCGATCAGCCTGCTCGCCCAGAGCCTGCGCGACGGCGGGGTCATCCAGGCCTTCGGCACCGGCCACTCCGAGGCGTTCGCGATGGAGATCGCGGGCCGCGCGGGCGGACTCATCCCCACGAACAAGATCGCCCTGCGCGACATCGTGCTGCACGGCGATCGCCCCGTCGACGTGCTCACCGGTGCCCTGGAGCGCGAGCCGTGGGTCGTCGACGAGCTCATGGCCACAGTGCCGGTGGGCGAGAACGACGCCTTCGTCATCGCATCCAACTCCGGTGTCAACGGCTCGATCGTGGGCGTCGCGCTGTGGGCGAAGGAGCACGGGCATCCCGTCATCGCGGTCACCAGCCTGCAGCACACGGTGCGCGTGGAGCCGAAGCATCCCAGCGGCAAGCGCCTCAGCGAGGTCGCCGACGTGGTCATCGACAACCTCGCCCCCTACGGCGACGCGACCCTCCAGCTGGCCGGCGGCATCGGCGTCGGCGCGATCTCCTCGATCACCGCCGCCTTCATCGCCCAGCTGCTCACCCTGGGCGTCTCGGCGGCGATCGCGAGTGACGGCGAGACGCCGCCGCTGTACATCTCGGCCAACATCCCCGGCGGCGATGAGCACAACGCGGTGCTCGAAGACCGCTATCGCGACCGCCTCAGACGCGGCGCCTGA